The Oscillospiraceae bacterium genome has a segment encoding these proteins:
- a CDS encoding polysaccharide deacetylase family protein, translated as MLKKCSSLLLALALITVLFTGCRGNAKNENQTGDPGTSTTSATTATKTADTTVRPTNVGSRSYSKEKVVWGPGNITDHARPQEPERLQKQFGALDARFLLDNKKQLCLTFDEGYENGYSGKILDTLKEKQVHAIFFVTYDFASQNPALIKRMIAEGHVVGNHTYRHLTMDEVTRAAATEEITVLHRYMEKNYQYKMTYFRFPKGEFSEDTLALAQELGYKSIFWSFAYADWDTQNVAEPAAALQKVTESTHPGAIFLLHAVSPTNAEILGQAIDSIRSQGYTFTTAL; from the coding sequence ATGCTCAAAAAATGCAGCAGTTTGCTGCTGGCTTTAGCGCTGATCACCGTACTGTTTACCGGCTGCCGGGGCAATGCAAAGAATGAGAACCAAACCGGCGATCCGGGCACCAGTACCACCTCTGCCACCACTGCGACCAAGACGGCGGACACCACCGTGCGCCCCACCAATGTGGGCAGCCGCAGTTACAGCAAGGAAAAGGTGGTGTGGGGGCCGGGCAACATTACCGACCACGCCAGACCGCAGGAGCCGGAACGGCTGCAAAAGCAGTTTGGCGCGCTGGACGCTCGCTTCTTGCTGGACAATAAAAAGCAGTTGTGCCTGACCTTTGACGAGGGGTATGAGAACGGATACAGCGGCAAGATATTGGACACGCTAAAGGAGAAGCAAGTCCATGCTATATTCTTTGTGACCTATGACTTTGCCAGCCAAAACCCGGCGCTGATCAAGCGCATGATTGCCGAGGGTCATGTAGTGGGCAACCACACCTATCGCCACCTGACTATGGACGAGGTGACCCGCGCGGCAGCCACAGAGGAGATCACCGTGCTGCACCGGTATATGGAGAAGAATTATCAGTACAAGATGACTTACTTCCGCTTTCCAAAGGGGGAGTTTAGCGAGGACACGCTGGCGCTGGCACAGGAGCTGGGCTACAAGAGTATCTTTTGGAGCTTTGCCTATGCAGATTGGGATACCCAAAATGTGGCGGAACCGGCAGCGGCGCTGCAAAAGGTGACAGAGAGCACCCACCCGGGCGCCATCTTCCTACTTCATGCCGTCAGTCCCACCAATGCGGAGATTTTAGGTCAGGCCATTGACAGTATCCGCAGCCAGGGCTACACCTTTACCACAGCATTATAG
- a CDS encoding MgtC/SapB family protein, with translation MERYAHLMDITALSGFSIRLALAIILGFFVGLERQWTKHQAGILTNVIVCVGAYAYTAFSFVIHQDNTDLTRVAAQVVSGVGFLGAGLILRDGTNIRGLSTAATIWTTAAIGILCTLPKVLYAVIVAAVVVVMHLVLHPLSNKINKLRSYDKEKRAKDECMYKISVTCLDNFEVDIRAHLMSALKDARDIILHNLESSETDDGNTKIRAYVSAAKKNDEAIENVLNRIGKDEGILRAGWNIINE, from the coding sequence ATGGAACGCTATGCGCATTTGATGGATATTACGGCGTTGTCCGGGTTTTCCATTCGACTGGCGCTGGCCATTATTCTGGGCTTCTTTGTAGGCCTGGAGCGCCAGTGGACCAAGCACCAGGCGGGTATACTTACCAATGTGATCGTGTGTGTGGGGGCGTATGCCTACACGGCGTTTTCCTTTGTGATCCACCAGGACAACACGGACCTGACCCGTGTGGCTGCCCAGGTGGTCAGCGGTGTGGGCTTTTTAGGCGCCGGCCTGATTTTGCGGGACGGCACCAACATTCGCGGGCTGTCCACTGCCGCTACCATTTGGACCACGGCGGCCATCGGCATTCTGTGCACCCTGCCCAAGGTGCTGTATGCGGTGATTGTGGCAGCGGTTGTGGTGGTGATGCACCTGGTGCTGCATCCGCTAAGCAACAAGATTAACAAGCTGCGCAGCTATGATAAAGAAAAGCGGGCCAAAGATGAGTGTATGTACAAAATCTCAGTGACCTGTTTGGATAACTTTGAGGTGGATATTCGCGCCCATTTAATGAGTGCTTTGAAGGACGCGCGGGATATTATTTTGCACAATTTGGAGTCCTCGGAGACGGACGACGGCAATACCAAAATCCGCGCTTATGTGTCTGCCGCCAAGAAGAACGATGAGGCCATTGAGAATGTACTTAACCGCATTGGCAAGGATGAGGGCATTTTGCGCGCCGGGTGGAATATTATTAACGAATGA